One part of the Acidobacteriota bacterium genome encodes these proteins:
- a CDS encoding efflux RND transporter periplasmic adaptor subunit: MSENKISEQSEHHAGDEAELDRLESNLDQGEPTDAEPVSRKTNPVLPWIITVAVVGLIAIIGIAWIINKNSASGDKATAEEHKEEPGHSEDENGKEVKLDPEMLASAGIVTEAVTQRPAIARLMVTGAVELNPETTEMATALVGGRIEKVYYGVGDNVQKGAVLAVISSPQLAQMHGKMHEAKTKFELAQRNLTRVQRSENRVAVLQAKAKLDEADATLKRTKRLIELGAGAGKDLITAETIYRTAKADYEFQTNIALNKELQEAKADVETSRVDLKHIQDELRSLGVPVDPNEADDHRSDTSLVSVRSPLSGVVTERKFNAGAGIEAAMPIFSISNLGTVYVIANVAEASMARLRVGSVAEITSPAIGTVSGRVSYIDPQLDETTRTGRVRLEVPNSNGKLRAGMFAEVGFYTGTNEATGEELVVPSGAVQRTADKTIVFVPRDDEPGAFEVREIEAGADINGYTKIIEGLKLGEKVVTKGSFTLKTQLEKGAMGDDH, encoded by the coding sequence ATGTCAGAAAATAAAATTTCAGAACAGAGCGAACATCACGCGGGCGACGAGGCAGAACTTGACCGTCTCGAATCAAATCTCGATCAAGGCGAACCGACCGACGCGGAGCCCGTGTCGCGTAAGACAAATCCTGTATTGCCGTGGATCATAACGGTGGCGGTAGTCGGTCTTATCGCGATAATCGGTATTGCGTGGATCATTAACAAAAACTCCGCAAGCGGCGATAAAGCTACCGCCGAGGAACATAAGGAAGAGCCGGGACATTCTGAGGACGAGAATGGCAAGGAAGTGAAACTCGACCCTGAAATGCTCGCATCTGCCGGTATCGTAACGGAAGCAGTAACCCAGCGACCCGCTATTGCCAGATTAATGGTTACGGGTGCGGTCGAACTGAATCCTGAGACAACCGAAATGGCGACGGCACTGGTTGGCGGCAGAATCGAGAAGGTTTACTACGGAGTTGGTGACAATGTGCAAAAGGGGGCCGTGCTTGCCGTTATTTCGAGCCCGCAGCTCGCACAGATGCACGGCAAAATGCACGAGGCTAAGACGAAATTTGAATTGGCACAGCGAAATCTTACCCGTGTTCAGAGGTCGGAGAATCGCGTGGCAGTTCTGCAGGCAAAAGCAAAACTGGACGAAGCGGACGCTACTTTAAAGCGCACAAAACGACTTATCGAGCTTGGAGCTGGGGCAGGAAAGGACCTCATTACCGCCGAAACAATCTATAGAACAGCGAAAGCCGATTACGAGTTTCAGACGAACATCGCACTCAACAAGGAACTGCAAGAAGCGAAAGCAGACGTTGAAACTTCGCGTGTCGATCTCAAACACATTCAAGACGAACTTCGTTCACTCGGTGTTCCTGTCGACCCAAACGAAGCGGACGACCATCGAAGTGATACTTCGCTGGTTTCGGTAAGATCGCCGCTTTCGGGTGTAGTCACCGAACGAAAATTTAATGCCGGTGCGGGAATAGAGGCGGCAATGCCGATCTTTTCGATCTCAAATCTCGGCACAGTTTATGTAATTGCCAATGTGGCGGAGGCGAGTATGGCGAGATTGCGTGTCGGTTCGGTCGCGGAAATTACCTCCCCCGCTATCGGAACAGTTAGCGGTCGCGTTTCCTACATTGATCCGCAATTGGATGAAACGACCCGAACCGGACGTGTGCGGCTTGAGGTTCCAAACTCGAATGGAAAGCTAAGGGCGGGAATGTTCGCCGAGGTTGGTTTCTATACGGGAACAAATGAAGCGACAGGCGAGGAACTCGTTGTGCCTTCGGGCGCAGTACAGCGAACGGCCGACAAAACGATAGTGTTCGTTCCACGGGACGATGAACCGGGAGCGTTTGAGGTCCGAGAGATCGAGGCCGGAGCCGATATCAACGGTTATACAAAAATCATTGAGGGTCTGAAACTCGGAGAAAAGGTCGTTACGAAAGGCAGCTTTACGTTAAAGACACAGCTTGAAAAGGGTGCAATGGGGGACGATCACTAA
- a CDS encoding efflux RND transporter permease subunit, with the protein MINALIRFSIAQKLIVLLLVAIMAAAGAYSLINLPIDAVPDVTNVQVQVLTNAPSLAPLEIERQITFPIEVAMSGIPGVEEIRSVSKFGISNVTIVFEESTDIYFARQLILERMATARENIPPSIGSPEMGPIATGLGEIYQYEVRAEPGSNYTATDLRTIHDWNIRRQLMGVPGVTEVNSHGGYGKQYEVRLSPEKLQSYGLTLSDVHDAVMANNGTVGGGYIQKGAEQYLLRGVGLVEKMDDITNIVVKTGKEGVPVFVRDLGEVVEGQSIRQGAVSTNGEGEIVSGMAIMLKGENSRVVAERVKAKIEEIKMTLPKGVTIEPFYDRTSLVKRAIWTVEKNLLEGAALVIFVLLLLLGNWRGALLVATIIPLSMLFAAILMRIFNVSGNLMSLGALDFGLIVDGAVVMVENVVRRRAEAQHEKSREPPERTILEACLEVARPVVFAVAIIGIVYLPILSLRGIEGKMFVPMALTVIFALLGSLLLSLTYVPAMLALILKGNVSESESFLIRWAKQIYRPSLAFVMKFRAQVLAIAVTVVVISGIIFPYLGGEFIPRLDEGDILVEAISLPSVSLDQSMVMTTAVEKSLKVYPEVKTIVSKCGAPAVATDSMSLNQCDVFVMLNPIDEWKSGWSKEKLIEEMSKKLEAEVPGAASFGFMQPIEMRVNELIAGTRGDVAVKLFGDDLQILADKGEEIEKVLAAINGAEETKAEVTTGLPQLQIKPDRAAIARYGINVEDVNELVEAIFAGKKAGEVFEGEQRFDIVLRLNEDASKSVESVRGLILTAPNGQRVPLAQVADIALVEGAAQISREATRRRIVVSTNVRQRDIASFVTEAKEKIGKEVTLPPGYYLQWGGAFENLERATSRLLIVVPIALFLIFVMLFSTFGSAKQALMIYTGIPFAIVGGVVALALRGMPFSISAGVGFIALFGVAVLNGVVMVSFINHLREEGKSVLDAVKEGSMTRLRPVLMTALVASLGFIPMALATSAGAEVQRPLATVVIGGLITSTLLTLLILPTLYAWFEKDVEGEFTEEEI; encoded by the coding sequence ATGATCAACGCATTAATAAGATTTTCCATTGCTCAAAAGCTGATCGTGCTTTTGCTCGTCGCGATAATGGCGGCGGCGGGAGCGTACAGCCTCATAAATTTACCTATCGATGCCGTGCCTGATGTCACCAACGTTCAGGTTCAGGTGTTGACCAATGCCCCGAGCCTCGCACCGCTTGAGATAGAGCGGCAGATCACCTTTCCGATTGAAGTTGCGATGTCGGGCATACCGGGCGTCGAAGAAATACGTTCGGTTTCGAAGTTCGGCATATCGAACGTAACTATCGTTTTTGAAGAATCGACCGATATCTATTTCGCACGCCAGCTAATTCTCGAACGCATGGCAACTGCTCGTGAGAATATTCCGCCCAGCATCGGTTCGCCCGAGATGGGGCCGATAGCGACAGGCCTAGGTGAAATCTACCAGTACGAAGTTCGTGCAGAACCGGGAAGTAATTACACGGCGACCGATCTCAGGACGATTCACGACTGGAATATTCGCCGACAATTGATGGGCGTTCCGGGTGTGACGGAAGTTAATTCGCACGGCGGTTACGGCAAACAGTACGAAGTCCGACTATCACCCGAAAAGCTGCAATCGTACGGCTTAACGCTTAGTGATGTTCACGACGCGGTAATGGCAAATAATGGTACGGTCGGCGGTGGCTATATCCAGAAAGGAGCGGAGCAATATCTGTTACGAGGCGTCGGTCTTGTCGAAAAGATGGACGACATTACGAATATTGTAGTCAAAACCGGTAAAGAAGGCGTTCCCGTTTTTGTCCGCGATCTTGGGGAAGTAGTAGAAGGTCAAAGCATTCGTCAAGGTGCGGTTTCCACCAATGGCGAAGGCGAGATCGTCTCGGGCATGGCGATCATGCTGAAAGGTGAGAACTCACGCGTTGTAGCCGAAAGGGTTAAAGCAAAGATCGAAGAGATCAAGATGACCCTGCCGAAGGGCGTGACCATCGAACCATTTTATGACCGAACGTCGTTAGTAAAACGCGCGATCTGGACAGTTGAAAAGAATCTGCTGGAAGGCGCGGCACTCGTGATATTCGTTCTGTTATTGCTGCTTGGCAACTGGCGCGGTGCGTTGCTGGTTGCGACCATAATTCCACTTTCGATGCTCTTTGCGGCGATCCTGATGAGAATTTTTAACGTATCGGGAAACCTGATGAGTCTCGGCGCATTGGATTTCGGATTGATCGTTGACGGAGCGGTCGTGATGGTCGAGAACGTCGTTCGCCGCCGTGCGGAGGCTCAGCACGAGAAATCCCGCGAACCGCCCGAACGCACGATCCTTGAAGCTTGTCTCGAAGTCGCGCGCCCCGTTGTGTTCGCCGTGGCGATCATCGGTATCGTTTATCTTCCGATCCTCAGTCTTCGCGGTATCGAGGGCAAGATGTTTGTTCCGATGGCTTTGACTGTGATCTTCGCACTTCTTGGCTCATTGCTGCTTTCACTGACATACGTCCCGGCAATGCTTGCATTGATACTCAAGGGCAATGTCTCTGAATCCGAGAGCTTTCTTATCCGTTGGGCGAAGCAGATCTACCGACCGTCACTTGCGTTTGTAATGAAGTTCCGTGCGCAGGTTCTGGCGATTGCGGTTACTGTGGTCGTAATTTCGGGAATTATCTTTCCGTACCTTGGCGGCGAATTTATACCGCGTCTCGATGAAGGCGATATTTTGGTCGAAGCAATAAGTTTGCCGAGCGTCTCCCTCGATCAATCAATGGTTATGACGACAGCCGTTGAAAAGTCACTCAAGGTCTACCCGGAGGTCAAGACGATCGTATCGAAGTGCGGGGCTCCGGCAGTGGCGACGGATTCGATGAGTTTGAATCAGTGCGATGTATTCGTGATGCTCAATCCGATCGATGAATGGAAGTCAGGTTGGTCCAAAGAAAAATTGATCGAGGAAATGTCTAAAAAGCTCGAAGCGGAAGTTCCAGGTGCGGCCTCTTTCGGGTTCATGCAGCCGATCGAGATGCGTGTGAACGAACTCATTGCGGGAACCCGGGGCGATGTTGCGGTTAAGCTCTTTGGCGACGATCTACAGATACTAGCCGACAAGGGCGAAGAGATCGAAAAGGTTCTTGCAGCGATCAATGGTGCAGAAGAAACAAAGGCCGAAGTTACGACGGGGTTGCCTCAGTTACAGATCAAGCCGGACCGTGCGGCGATAGCCCGTTACGGTATCAATGTCGAAGATGTGAATGAACTGGTCGAAGCGATCTTTGCCGGGAAAAAGGCCGGCGAAGTTTTTGAGGGCGAACAGCGTTTCGACATTGTTCTGCGTTTGAACGAAGACGCAAGTAAGTCTGTGGAGTCAGTTCGAGGATTGATCCTGACTGCTCCGAACGGACAACGTGTACCGCTCGCACAGGTTGCCGATATTGCACTGGTCGAAGGAGCGGCGCAAATATCGCGTGAAGCAACTCGGCGCCGGATCGTTGTATCCACTAATGTCCGTCAACGCGACATTGCGAGTTTCGTAACTGAAGCAAAAGAAAAGATCGGTAAGGAAGTGACACTTCCGCCCGGATATTATTTGCAATGGGGTGGAGCCTTCGAAAACCTCGAGCGAGCCACTAGTCGATTGCTGATAGTGGTGCCGATTGCGTTGTTTTTGATCTTTGTGATGCTGTTCTCGACGTTCGGCTCGGCAAAGCAAGCACTGATGATATACACCGGAATTCCGTTTGCGATCGTTGGTGGCGTTGTGGCGTTGGCCTTGCGGGGAATGCCATTCTCAATTTCCGCGGGCGTCGGTTTCATCGCACTATTTGGCGTTGCCGTTCTAAATGGCGTAGTGATGGTTAGCTTCATCAACCATCTTCGCGAAGAAGGCAAGTCCGTCCTTGACGCCGTGAAAGAAGGATCGATGACGCGTCTGCGTCCCGTTTTGATGACGGCGTTAGTCGCCAGTCTCGGATTTATCCCGATGGCTTTGGCGACAAGTGCCGGTGCCGAAGTTCAGCGACCGCTTGCGACAGTTGTAATTGGCGGACTCATTACATCAACGCTTTTAACCCTATTGATCTTGCCAACGCTTTACGCGTGGTTCGAAAAAGACGTAGAAGGAGAGTTCACGGAGGAAGAAATATGA
- a CDS encoding P-II family nitrogen regulator, translated as MKLIIAIVRPFTVEKIVTAFENIEGFPGMTVTDSAGFGQRLLTTANDALDPFKQNKRIEIAANEEMVDSIVAAIRHNAHTGKKGDGIILVLPIEKAELI; from the coding sequence ATGAAATTGATTATCGCGATTGTGCGGCCATTCACGGTAGAGAAGATCGTAACGGCCTTTGAAAACATCGAAGGATTTCCCGGAATGACCGTAACTGATTCAGCCGGATTCGGCCAGCGGTTATTAACGACCGCTAACGATGCTCTTGATCCATTCAAGCAAAACAAGCGGATCGAGATAGCGGCGAACGAAGAAATGGTTGATTCGATAGTAGCGGCCATCAGGCACAACGCCCATACTGGGAAAAAAGGCGACGGAATCATTCTAGTTTTGCCAATCGAGAAGGCAGAACTGATCTAG
- a CDS encoding cation transporter — MGHGHTHEISAAGRNKKPLMIVFCLTFFYLIVEVIGGFWTGSLALLADAGHMLTDVAGVGLALLAIWFAEKPASPERTYGYYRVEILAAMTNAIILIFISIYILYEAYQRFLNPPEVQSAAMIGVASIGLVVNIVGMVILRSGSKESLNMKGAYYEVLSDTLTSVGVIIAGIIMLTTGWYYADPLISAGIGLFILPRTWALLKDAVAVLLEGTPSDVNIANVRDKLSKIEGVAEIHDLHVWSLTSGVNALSVHAVLADGAEHDDVLQRVHNSCTSEFKIAHVTAQTEREGFACHETHI; from the coding sequence ATGGGACACGGACATACACACGAAATATCGGCGGCAGGGCGGAATAAGAAACCGCTAATGATCGTCTTTTGCCTGACGTTCTTTTATTTGATCGTCGAGGTGATCGGCGGTTTTTGGACGGGCAGTTTGGCATTGCTTGCGGATGCAGGGCATATGCTGACGGATGTTGCGGGCGTTGGACTAGCGTTGTTAGCAATATGGTTCGCAGAAAAGCCAGCATCGCCGGAAAGGACGTACGGCTATTACCGTGTCGAAATACTCGCGGCGATGACGAACGCCATCATCCTGATATTTATCTCAATTTATATTCTCTACGAAGCCTACCAGCGGTTTCTGAACCCGCCCGAGGTGCAGAGTGCGGCGATGATCGGCGTCGCATCGATTGGGTTGGTGGTCAATATTGTCGGTATGGTTATTCTGCGTTCCGGCTCCAAAGAAAGCCTGAACATGAAAGGCGCATATTATGAGGTTCTTTCGGACACGCTCACGTCTGTCGGTGTGATAATCGCTGGAATAATCATGCTCACGACCGGCTGGTATTACGCCGATCCGTTAATTTCGGCGGGAATCGGCTTGTTTATCTTGCCGCGAACATGGGCATTGCTAAAAGATGCAGTCGCTGTCTTGCTGGAAGGTACGCCGTCTGACGTAAACATAGCTAACGTGCGAGACAAACTTTCAAAGATCGAGGGCGTTGCCGAGATTCACGACCTTCATGTATGGTCGCTTACGTCGGGCGTAAATGCCTTGAGCGTCCACGCCGTGCTTGCCGACGGAGCCGAACACGACGATGTTCTGCAACGTGTCCACAATTCATGCACGAGCGAATTTAAGATCGCACACGTAACCGCCCAAACCGAACGGGAGGGCTTTGCGTGTCACGAGACACATATATAA
- a CDS encoding DUF3703 domain-containing protein → MKPDHVLATAISQELALAESLVESGDLNLAFHHLERAHVLGQASTYQHTRIHWRMFKLAVRQRSPREIWGQIVRIVGASTKTPFGIYPTGNTGGANVWFFKSMPVPADLQRIIDGGGNREF, encoded by the coding sequence ATGAAACCCGATCATGTTTTGGCAACCGCAATTTCTCAAGAGTTAGCATTGGCTGAATCGCTTGTTGAAAGCGGCGACTTGAATTTAGCCTTTCATCACCTCGAACGCGCTCACGTTCTAGGTCAGGCTTCGACCTATCAGCACACGCGCATTCACTGGCGAATGTTCAAGCTTGCGGTTAGGCAGCGTTCGCCCCGCGAGATTTGGGGACAGATCGTCCGTATCGTCGGAGCCTCGACCAAAACGCCTTTCGGCATCTATCCAACCGGCAATACGGGCGGAGCCAATGTGTGGTTTTTCAAATCAATGCCGGTTCCCGCAGACCTTCAGCGCATTATTGATGGAGGCGGCAACCGTGAATTCTGA
- a CDS encoding YnfA family protein, translated as METTKSILFFIVAGLCEIAGGYLVWIWLREGKSIWYAALGAVLLVLYGIVPTLQPAHFGRVYAAYGGVFIVLSLLWGWGVDKTAPDRFDLIGGTVALIGVFIIMYWPRN; from the coding sequence ATGGAAACAACGAAATCAATTCTGTTCTTTATCGTCGCCGGGCTTTGTGAGATCGCGGGCGGATATTTGGTGTGGATTTGGCTGAGGGAAGGTAAGAGTATTTGGTACGCCGCGCTCGGAGCGGTCCTTCTCGTACTTTACGGAATCGTCCCCACGCTCCAGCCCGCGCACTTTGGCCGGGTGTATGCCGCATACGGCGGAGTTTTTATTGTTCTATCACTTCTCTGGGGCTGGGGCGTCGATAAAACGGCTCCCGACCGCTTCGACCTGATCGGCGGCACCGTTGCCCTGATTGGTGTTTTCATAATCATGTACTGGCCGCGAAATTAA
- a CDS encoding cation transporter, which translates to MACCEDDCAVDALREKQSSTLKIVLGINVAMFAAGIGAGIYAGSSALLSDSLDNLGDAMTYGLSLYVVYRSSQAKAQVALFKGGLILLAALVVLGQVIYKLMVPTVPIFEIMGLVSLLALVGNSVCLYLLTRHKTDDVNMSSVWECSRNDIASNISVFVAAGAVWFFQSGWPDIIIALALVCLFLRSAFRVFSNANRELRTV; encoded by the coding sequence ATGGCTTGTTGTGAAGATGATTGTGCTGTAGACGCTTTGAGGGAGAAGCAGAGTTCGACGCTAAAGATCGTGCTTGGTATAAACGTCGCGATGTTTGCGGCGGGGATCGGTGCGGGTATTTATGCGGGTTCGAGCGCGTTGTTGTCGGATTCGCTGGACAATCTTGGCGATGCAATGACGTACGGGCTGAGCCTCTATGTTGTTTATAGATCATCTCAGGCTAAGGCTCAGGTCGCTTTGTTCAAAGGCGGTTTGATCCTTCTAGCGGCTCTCGTTGTGCTCGGACAGGTGATCTACAAGCTGATGGTTCCGACGGTTCCTATTTTTGAAATAATGGGCTTGGTTAGTTTGCTTGCCCTCGTCGGAAACTCCGTATGTCTCTATCTGCTCACTCGTCACAAGACGGACGATGTGAATATGAGTTCGGTGTGGGAATGTTCGCGTAACGATATTGCGTCGAATATCTCGGTCTTTGTCGCGGCGGGTGCGGTTTGGTTCTTTCAGTCGGGCTGGCCGGACATCATTATCGCCCTCGCATTGGTTTGCCTTTTCCTACGTTCGGCTTTCCGCGTATTCTCGAACGCAAACCGCGAACTGCGAACGGTGTAG
- a CDS encoding site-specific integrase: MSVYKRYNGKRVSSSHPDYSKARWWIYKRLKGKVIHQSIPEAKTKQEAELAERQIIKASFDHSYNVTDTTTTLASFIDETYRPHVQQNNVNKGAKELYIRLLLGHFKKQTLSSISPQDCRNCRTKLQTRQNKRKKESALSSASINRIMSTLSKIFSLACEEGILERNPMQYVKALPEPPPRRRLLNPKQKEALWTELEKDTLLYRLIVLAVNLPLRRGQLVAITEDVIDFENEHVFVIGSKGRPPRLVPLNATATKILKAMIDEKQLPFPVKDFRKRWQTALRNAGINKKGGTREENYHFHDLRSYFASELIRRNTNPLIVQNLFAHSDMSITTVYAQTDDKLLLEAVKRLDTAD, encoded by the coding sequence ATGTCTGTCTACAAAAGATACAACGGTAAGCGAGTCTCATCCTCCCATCCCGACTATTCGAAAGCCCGATGGTGGATCTATAAGCGGCTGAAAGGGAAGGTCATTCATCAGAGTATTCCCGAAGCGAAGACCAAACAGGAAGCTGAGCTGGCTGAGAGGCAGATCATTAAAGCGTCCTTTGATCATAGCTATAACGTTACCGATACCACCACGACTCTTGCCTCGTTCATCGACGAGACATATCGGCCCCATGTCCAGCAGAACAACGTCAACAAAGGAGCTAAGGAACTTTATATAAGGCTTCTACTTGGTCACTTCAAGAAGCAAACTTTGTCCAGCATCAGTCCTCAGGACTGTCGAAACTGCCGGACCAAACTTCAGACTCGCCAAAACAAACGGAAGAAAGAAAGTGCACTCTCATCGGCGTCGATCAACCGGATCATGTCCACGTTGTCGAAGATCTTCAGCTTAGCGTGTGAAGAGGGAATTCTGGAACGCAACCCGATGCAATACGTGAAGGCTCTACCGGAACCGCCCCCTCGAAGACGGTTGCTAAATCCGAAACAAAAGGAAGCGCTTTGGACGGAGTTGGAGAAGGATACACTGCTTTATCGACTGATAGTCCTCGCAGTGAATCTTCCATTACGTCGCGGACAACTTGTCGCGATCACGGAAGATGTTATCGATTTTGAAAACGAACATGTATTCGTCATTGGATCGAAAGGAAGACCGCCGCGTTTAGTTCCGCTTAATGCAACTGCGACTAAGATATTGAAAGCGATGATCGATGAAAAACAGTTGCCGTTCCCGGTAAAAGACTTCCGTAAACGATGGCAAACTGCACTCCGTAACGCTGGGATAAACAAAAAAGGCGGAACGAGAGAAGAGAACTATCACTTCCACGATCTTCGCAGCTATTTCGCCAGCGAGCTAATCCGGCGAAATACGAACCCGCTTATAGTGCAGAATCTGTTTGCGCACTCTGACATGAGCATCACAACGGTCTACGCTCAAACTGATGACAAACTCTTGCTGGAAGCGGTAAAAAGGCTCGATACCGCAGACTAA
- a CDS encoding sigma-70 family RNA polymerase sigma factor has product MELLEKFTHGDLDAFEILFRQFQKEVYGWIVRIVRDPRVAEELTMETFWRLYRSHARFDPTRSFGAWARRIATNLALDHLKHVRPEVQFQENRSLETPPDAAIQRDTRERIQQAFSQLPPKLRVAATLALIEERPYEEIAEALSIHVGTVKSRLFRATRLLREHLKQLGIES; this is encoded by the coding sequence ATGGAATTGCTAGAGAAGTTCACACATGGCGATCTCGATGCTTTTGAAATACTATTCCGGCAGTTCCAGAAAGAAGTATATGGCTGGATCGTCCGAATAGTTCGAGATCCGAGAGTTGCAGAGGAGCTCACAATGGAAACATTCTGGCGTCTTTATCGCTCTCACGCTAGATTCGATCCAACGCGAAGTTTCGGGGCTTGGGCGCGACGTATTGCAACAAATCTTGCTCTTGACCATTTGAAACATGTTCGACCGGAGGTTCAATTTCAGGAAAATCGGTCACTTGAAACGCCGCCCGATGCTGCGATTCAACGGGATACGCGGGAACGGATTCAACAAGCATTCAGCCAATTGCCACCGAAACTTCGAGTGGCTGCAACGTTGGCACTGATTGAAGAAAGACCGTATGAAGAGATTGCGGAGGCGCTGAGTATTCATGTTGGAACGGTTAAGTCGCGTCTATTCCGGGCCACACGCCTTTTGCGCGAACACTTAAAACAACTAGGTATAGAATCATGA
- a CDS encoding methyltransferase domain-containing protein: protein MEKQDKELTPLYGRLLIELTKPFPNFDFSFIKPVRRKAVELLNLKEGDRVLDVGCGPGGSFPFLVDAVGPSGQVVGVDISPKHSELARRRIAANHWDNVEVIVAAAQDANLTGEFDGLVMFAAPDVYALEGALENILLHLKDGARVVAFGAKASSARSGNLLNPILKTLHNLSFKTTPRPNAEPWQILSKYVDGIEIRELFFGLMFLVSGAFVKKR from the coding sequence ATGGAAAAACAAGACAAAGAACTAACGCCGCTTTATGGCCGCTTGCTGATTGAGTTGACGAAACCATTCCCGAACTTCGATTTCTCGTTCATTAAGCCTGTCCGTCGAAAGGCTGTCGAACTCCTGAATCTCAAAGAAGGGGACCGTGTTTTGGATGTTGGTTGCGGTCCGGGAGGCAGTTTTCCATTTCTTGTTGACGCGGTTGGGCCCTCCGGCCAAGTCGTCGGTGTCGATATCAGCCCCAAGCACAGCGAACTCGCACGGAGGCGTATTGCGGCAAACCACTGGGATAATGTAGAAGTGATCGTCGCTGCGGCGCAAGACGCAAATTTGACGGGTGAATTCGATGGTCTTGTTATGTTTGCGGCTCCTGATGTCTATGCATTAGAAGGGGCGTTGGAAAATATTTTGCTACACTTGAAGGATGGCGCGCGGGTCGTAGCTTTCGGAGCTAAAGCTTCGAGTGCTCGCTCAGGAAACCTCCTCAATCCGATATTGAAGACGCTTCACAACCTCTCATTCAAAACAACGCCGAGACCGAACGCTGAGCCGTGGCAGATCTTGTCGAAGTATGTTGACGGGATTGAAATTAGAGAATTGTTCTTCGGTTTGATGTTTCTCGTTTCTGGAGCTTTCGTCAAGAAAAGGTAA
- a CDS encoding VOC family protein: MKVHFILYVSDQKHSAAFYSTVLGKDPILDVPGMTEFSIGEQTILGLMPSEGIIRLLGRIGDPSSMPDVLRGEIYLVVDDPAAFHERSLLAGAQELSPLAPRDWGELVAYSLDADGYILAFASPTKPEM, translated from the coding sequence ATGAAGGTGCATTTCATCTTATACGTATCCGACCAGAAGCATAGTGCAGCATTCTATTCGACGGTTCTTGGGAAAGATCCTATTCTTGATGTGCCTGGAATGACGGAGTTTTCGATTGGAGAACAAACGATTCTCGGCCTTATGCCGTCGGAAGGGATTATACGGCTGTTAGGTCGCATCGGCGATCCGTCTTCAATGCCCGACGTTCTGCGTGGCGAGATCTATTTAGTGGTGGATGATCCGGCCGCATTTCACGAGCGCTCTCTCCTTGCCGGAGCCCAGGAACTCAGCCCGCTGGCACCTAGAGACTGGGGTGAGTTGGTTGCATACAGTCTTGATGCTGACGGATACATTTTAGCGTTCGCGTCGCCCACGAAACCGGAGATGTGA
- a CDS encoding molybdenum cofactor guanylyltransferase — MRLIDGFVLAGGQSRRMGQNKTALLLGGKTLIDRAADALFPVANTVYAVGNLTHQITSLPIIQDHPIMGDTRGAIVGLYTALVNAKTEWVAVLACDLPFVTGELMTRMVDIMRHGAELQMNDVDAVFAEQPDGRIQPLCGLYRRDRCLPEIEKMLSDGEWRLQQLGVRLKTRVIGFSEIKDIQGAEFLFFNMNTPEEYRLAVEIEKRCDSSPF; from the coding sequence ATGAGATTGATCGATGGATTTGTTTTGGCAGGCGGACAAAGCCGGCGGATGGGGCAAAACAAGACGGCACTGTTGCTCGGCGGCAAGACGCTTATCGATCGTGCGGCCGATGCATTGTTTCCCGTTGCAAACACAGTTTACGCGGTCGGTAATTTAACCCACCAAATTACTTCGCTTCCGATAATTCAAGATCATCCCATTATGGGAGATACCCGCGGAGCGATCGTGGGGTTATATACAGCGCTTGTGAACGCTAAGACCGAGTGGGTAGCCGTACTTGCGTGCGACCTGCCATTTGTCACTGGCGAATTGATGACTCGGATGGTAGACATTATGCGGCACGGCGCGGAGTTGCAAATGAACGATGTCGATGCCGTCTTCGCCGAACAGCCAGATGGACGCATTCAGCCACTTTGTGGGCTGTATCGTCGAGATAGGTGCCTGCCCGAGATTGAGAAAATGTTGTCAGATGGTGAATGGCGATTGCAGCAATTGGGGGTGCGACTCAAGACACGGGTAATTGGGTTTTCCGAGATCAAGGATATTCAAGGCGCCGAATTCTTGTTCTTTAACATGAACACACCCGAGGAATATCGATTAGCAGTCGAAATTGAAAAGAGATGCGACTCCAGTCCGTTTTAA